The following are encoded together in the Chaetodon auriga isolate fChaAug3 chromosome 6, fChaAug3.hap1, whole genome shotgun sequence genome:
- the lactb gene encoding serine beta-lactamase-like protein LACTB, mitochondrial isoform X1 has protein sequence MLRLFLPNRFCAKCTLAARESALLTPRGSEARVRPLQLEKRSVFIQQQRRYVGGSNAAFYRYRSKSRIWICGVGLGIALAVGLKYQTDTADSSCDDKVTEAQRTDRYSDAIKVSRDLVERIKVGTEAEVGAPGLVVGVSVDGAQVWCEGVGYADLENRVPCSPETVLRIASISKPLTSAAAARLCEEGKLDLDVPVQKYVPEFPQKKFDGQDVTITPRMILSHLSGIRHYEKDAKKVKEDREKAKRLLKPPVNERGGEKSSSENKDKPATEQNTKDKEAAQAQKRKEFEHEEYYLKENYESVTQALDLFKDDPLIFKPGTTFLYSTHAFTLLSAAVERAAGQRFLDVMMNMFRELGMLNTVPDENDPIIYHRSRYYHLNKKGRVVNCPYVDNSYKWAGGGFLSTVGDLLLFGNALLYSYQVAELKDTEGLLPGFLKPQTSIDLWAPVDRTEASWDKDGLYAQGWLVVEKLQKYGHCRKRRHYVSHTGGAVGASSVLLVLPSEEIDQRQGQTPLLPQGVVVTIITNMQSVGLNSTALKIAHEFDKARSL, from the exons ATGTTACGGTTATTTTTGCCAAATCGTTTTTGTGCCAAATGTACTCTAGCAGCGCGCGAGTCTGCTCTGTTGACACCGCGAGGATCCGAAGCGCGAGTCCGGCCGCTGCAGTTGGAGAAGCGGAGTGTTTTTATTCAGCAACAGAGACGATATGTTGGAGGGTCAAACGCAGCCTTTTACAGATACAGGTCAAAGTCCAGGATTTGGATATGTGGGGTTGGTTTGGGGATTGCTTTAGCTGTCGGACTGAAGTATCAGACGGACACAGCCGACAGCTCCTGTGATGATAAAGTAACAGAAGCACAGAGGACCGATCGATACAGCGATGCCATAAAAGTTAGCAGGGACCTTGTGGAGCGGATAAAGGTAGGCACAGAG GCTGAGGTCGGGGCTCCAGGGCTGGTGGTTGGGGTCTCTGTGGATGGTGCTCAAGTCTGGTGTGAAG GGGTGGGTTATGCCGATTTGGAGAATCGTGTGCCATGCAGCCCAGAAACAGTGCTGCGGATCGCCAGCATCAGTAAACCCCTcacatctgcagctgctgcgcGTCTGTGTGAGGAGGGGAAACTGGATCTTGATGTCCCAGTTCAGAAATATGTCCCAGAGTTTCCCCAGAAGAAATTTGATGGACAGGAT GTGACGATAACCCCTCGTATGATTCTGTCCCACCTGAGCGGCATACGCCATTATGAGAAGGATGCAAAGAAAGTgaaggaggacagggagaaggCAAAGCGACTTTTAAAGCCACCAGTGAATGAGAGAGGGGGTGAAAAGAGCTCAtctgaaaacaaagataaacCTGCAACAGAACAGAACACCAAAGACAAAGAAGCCGCTCAGGCTCAGAAGAGAAAAGAGTTTGAGCACGAGGAATACTACCTGAAGGAAAACTATGAAAGTGTCACTCAGGCCTTGGATCTGTTCAAAGACGACCCGCTCATTTTCAAACCTG GCACCACTTTTCTGTATTCCACCCACGCCTTTACCCTTCTTAGTGCTGCTGTGGAGCGAGCTGCTGGACAGCGCTTCCTGGATGTCATGATGAACATGTTCCGTGAGCTGGGAATGCTCAATACTGTGCCTGATGAAAATGACCCCATTATTTACCACCGCTCCAG ATATTATCATCTCAACAAGAAAGGCCGGGTTGTGAACTGCCCGTACGTAGACAACTCCTATAAGTGGGCAGGAGGCGGCTTCCTTTCCACTGTGGGCGACCTGCTGCTTTTCGGTAACGCTCTGCTCTACAGCTACCAGGTGGCcgagctgaaagacactgagGGCTTGCTCCCTGGCTTCCTCAAACCCCAGACTTCCATAGATTTGTGGGCGCCTGTTGACAGGACAGAGGCCAGCTGGGATAAAGATGGGCTGTACGCACAAGGCTGGCTGGTGGTGGAGAAACTACAGAAATATGGCCATTGCAGGAAGCGCAGACACTATGTGTCGCACACAGGAGGCGCGGTCGGAGCTAGCAGCGTCCTCCTGGTGTTACCCAGTGAGGAGATAGACCAGCGCCAAGGACagacccccctcctcccacagGGGGTGGTGGTCACCATCATCACTAACATGCAGTCCGTGGGACTCAACAGCACAGCGCTGAAAATTGCGCATGAGTTTGACAAAGCCAGAAGCCTGTAA
- the lactb gene encoding serine beta-lactamase-like protein LACTB, mitochondrial isoform X2, which yields MLRLFLPNRFCAKCTLAARESALLTPRGSEARVRPLQLEKRSVFIQQQRRYVGGSNAAFYRYRSKSRIWICGVGLGIALAVGLKYQTDTADSSCDDKVTEAQRTDRYSDAIKVSRDLVERIKAEVGAPGLVVGVSVDGAQVWCEGVGYADLENRVPCSPETVLRIASISKPLTSAAAARLCEEGKLDLDVPVQKYVPEFPQKKFDGQDVTITPRMILSHLSGIRHYEKDAKKVKEDREKAKRLLKPPVNERGGEKSSSENKDKPATEQNTKDKEAAQAQKRKEFEHEEYYLKENYESVTQALDLFKDDPLIFKPGTTFLYSTHAFTLLSAAVERAAGQRFLDVMMNMFRELGMLNTVPDENDPIIYHRSRYYHLNKKGRVVNCPYVDNSYKWAGGGFLSTVGDLLLFGNALLYSYQVAELKDTEGLLPGFLKPQTSIDLWAPVDRTEASWDKDGLYAQGWLVVEKLQKYGHCRKRRHYVSHTGGAVGASSVLLVLPSEEIDQRQGQTPLLPQGVVVTIITNMQSVGLNSTALKIAHEFDKARSL from the exons ATGTTACGGTTATTTTTGCCAAATCGTTTTTGTGCCAAATGTACTCTAGCAGCGCGCGAGTCTGCTCTGTTGACACCGCGAGGATCCGAAGCGCGAGTCCGGCCGCTGCAGTTGGAGAAGCGGAGTGTTTTTATTCAGCAACAGAGACGATATGTTGGAGGGTCAAACGCAGCCTTTTACAGATACAGGTCAAAGTCCAGGATTTGGATATGTGGGGTTGGTTTGGGGATTGCTTTAGCTGTCGGACTGAAGTATCAGACGGACACAGCCGACAGCTCCTGTGATGATAAAGTAACAGAAGCACAGAGGACCGATCGATACAGCGATGCCATAAAAGTTAGCAGGGACCTTGTGGAGCGGATAAAG GCTGAGGTCGGGGCTCCAGGGCTGGTGGTTGGGGTCTCTGTGGATGGTGCTCAAGTCTGGTGTGAAG GGGTGGGTTATGCCGATTTGGAGAATCGTGTGCCATGCAGCCCAGAAACAGTGCTGCGGATCGCCAGCATCAGTAAACCCCTcacatctgcagctgctgcgcGTCTGTGTGAGGAGGGGAAACTGGATCTTGATGTCCCAGTTCAGAAATATGTCCCAGAGTTTCCCCAGAAGAAATTTGATGGACAGGAT GTGACGATAACCCCTCGTATGATTCTGTCCCACCTGAGCGGCATACGCCATTATGAGAAGGATGCAAAGAAAGTgaaggaggacagggagaaggCAAAGCGACTTTTAAAGCCACCAGTGAATGAGAGAGGGGGTGAAAAGAGCTCAtctgaaaacaaagataaacCTGCAACAGAACAGAACACCAAAGACAAAGAAGCCGCTCAGGCTCAGAAGAGAAAAGAGTTTGAGCACGAGGAATACTACCTGAAGGAAAACTATGAAAGTGTCACTCAGGCCTTGGATCTGTTCAAAGACGACCCGCTCATTTTCAAACCTG GCACCACTTTTCTGTATTCCACCCACGCCTTTACCCTTCTTAGTGCTGCTGTGGAGCGAGCTGCTGGACAGCGCTTCCTGGATGTCATGATGAACATGTTCCGTGAGCTGGGAATGCTCAATACTGTGCCTGATGAAAATGACCCCATTATTTACCACCGCTCCAG ATATTATCATCTCAACAAGAAAGGCCGGGTTGTGAACTGCCCGTACGTAGACAACTCCTATAAGTGGGCAGGAGGCGGCTTCCTTTCCACTGTGGGCGACCTGCTGCTTTTCGGTAACGCTCTGCTCTACAGCTACCAGGTGGCcgagctgaaagacactgagGGCTTGCTCCCTGGCTTCCTCAAACCCCAGACTTCCATAGATTTGTGGGCGCCTGTTGACAGGACAGAGGCCAGCTGGGATAAAGATGGGCTGTACGCACAAGGCTGGCTGGTGGTGGAGAAACTACAGAAATATGGCCATTGCAGGAAGCGCAGACACTATGTGTCGCACACAGGAGGCGCGGTCGGAGCTAGCAGCGTCCTCCTGGTGTTACCCAGTGAGGAGATAGACCAGCGCCAAGGACagacccccctcctcccacagGGGGTGGTGGTCACCATCATCACTAACATGCAGTCCGTGGGACTCAACAGCACAGCGCTGAAAATTGCGCATGAGTTTGACAAAGCCAGAAGCCTGTAA